Part of the Carassius auratus strain Wakin linkage group LG28B, ASM336829v1, whole genome shotgun sequence genome, TTTTAGTTGTCATTTTTCCTCAAGCTGCAGCTcctttttcgggctgctctcttcaGGGTGCAAGTATGCTCACTATACcacggtgtcagactgttttctttaacctccttaagcgtaaaggagcaactgtattcaaaatgctagaaaagagaagagtccatagtttctggtacatcatcaagttgttctgaggttttggatatgctatgGAATTtgaatacatcaggaagataaacTTATAAAGCattcttttgtggtagaagtgatggttgtaacaggaagtagaatttacagatttagctatatgaagtttgcacaaaactaaataattatctgagatatcatcacccTGGCTGcgtaatttcaacactatcaacatcaattccatgtgacagtattaaatctacagtatgatttcgacaatgagtaggtcctgaaacgtgttgtctaacaccaatagagttcagaatgtctataaatgctgatcccaatgcatctttttcattatcaacatggatattaaaatcaccaactattaaaactttatatgcagccagaactaactcggatgtaaaatcaccaaactctttaataaagtctgtatggtgccctggtggcctgtatacagtagccagtacaaacatcacaggggatttatcattaacattggtttctctggataatgttatatggagcaccattacttcaaacgagttatacttgaagcctgccctctgagaaatcctgaaaacattgttataaattgaagcaacacctccccctttaccttttggttataacagtaatcttggggggtggactcatttaaaataatgtaatcatcaggttttagccaggtttctgtcaaacagagcacatctatattatgatcagtgatcatattatttacaaaaagtgttttcgtagaaatggatctgatattcaataagccaagctttttcatttgtttatccatattgcatctgttttttatttgttgacatcaattaaattgttaatcttaacttggtttggacgtttttttgtatCTTGTCAACACACCAAGTTTCCGAGAGCCTGCTGAACTCgcagttcacagcagacacatttGAGCAGAaggatactaacgctcggctccagagtgaaaagctggtatgcattgcacctgctgcttcttatactcacgctgtgatcagtggCAGCAGATTggtgcaataattgcatgccaatgtgcattggcttgtttagtttacactcagagtagattggtctatcgaagcaatatcccaATTTGTCAGTCACCGACGTgatgtcgagagtgaccgactgaaagggaagaatcattttgtatatttcttaaaatattgttttcataaaaaacaaaGTCTTTGAGTTTTAATAATACGACAATGGTTTTCACCTGAATGAGTTAAAAAGAGAAATACCTGCTTAATTCATAGGAATGTAAGACATTAAACAAGTGCAGTGCATTGGTAAGAACATTTGAGCCCTTTGCAAATGCATGTGAAACGTGTTCAACATAGAGTAGACGATGGTTAAAGAAAATTATGTAAAATCATGCTTTGTGTATCATTACCCAACATTTGTTGACTTCAAATAAGAAAATGTTGACTTTGACATGTAGTAACTGGCTTTAAACCTACTTTTTGTCCTAGTTAATTTTCACCAGATCAGTTAATCAGTCCCACATatcatgttttcatttgaaaactCAGCCCTGTGGTAATGCCATATTATTGTGTTCAATGAAGACAAGAAAAAGCCCTCCACAGAATGACTGAAAGATTGAAGTCCTGTGAAAAGCAAAAGCTAAACTCACTTCGAAGAGGCTCATGTGAAGTTGTCTGAGGTCCAGTAGGTGCAGGTTCCCCAGGAGAGGCAATGGTTTGGGTCCTGGAGAATCTTCTGGAGAGCTGGAGCTGATGGAGCAGCAGCGAGTAAAGCTCCTGTGGTGGAGCTGCTAGGATCCATTTATTTTTACGATGACATCGAAGtaaaactgttttaataaatcatttaatgatGATGTGTTTAAGAAACTGAAGCGGACAAAAATTTTCTACTTGAAAGTGTTTCTTTACCTGATGTTCACCTTAAATATCCTCTATATCACtttatatagattttaatagtatttttacaGGCACCAGCCCTAAAAAACATAATGAtgtcacaataatttatttatacctGCGTAACAACACTGAAATACTAATAGTCATTGGATTGAAAAAAGTAAAGAGCTAGagagttttgtgtttttgtgattgCATGTTACACAAATTGTGTtctttaaaagtaaaatgaaagtaaatgaaatataaaattaattaaccttaaggtcacaggtttgagtctcggtgctggcaggagttgaaGGTGGAGGCAGTGAAtaaacagcgctctcttccactctcaatactcatgactgaagtgcccttgagcaaagcactgaacccaTACTTGCTCCCTgccgctggatctatagctgcccactgcttcgggtgtgtgttcatggtgtgtgtgtgtgtgNNNNNNNNNNNNNNNNNNNNNNNNNNNNNNNNNNNNNNNNNNNNNNNNNNNNNNNNNNNNNNNNNNNNNNNNNNNNNNNNNNNNNNNNNNNNNNNNNNNNATAAAATAATGACTGATTCACAGGAAACAGGACTCACTCCAGAAATGTTGATGGTTGACACAATGCAGGGTTTGACGGCTCAAAACTGTGAACTTAAAACATGGAAGCCAGCCTTATTTAACtctggctttttttttaaccaaagtaaCATTAGCAATCAGTTTTTAgtaagtgttgtgtgtttgtttacccAGTGTGCGCTTTCACATAACGGTGCTAATTTagttaaatgaattaaatgattacatttttaaaaaggaatTAGGTGAATAATAGAAATATTGTACAATTTATGgtaaaatcatgcattttaaatgttttacttttaaaatattcgCACTTCCACTCTAATATGCTCATTAAATATTGTCTTGCCGCATTGACAATAACAAACATTACAGGAATCACAACGACTATATGATATCTTTACCGTCGAAAGTGTGACAAAACGTTGAGTAGTTTTCATACCTGGACATTATGTTGGTCATTAGCATTTCTGTCGGATATTAAACGTTTAGCTATAACCTACATCTTACCTCACATTCTTCAACCATTAAAACTTAAGCATAGCACTGGAATTTTCGCTTCAGCTTCTTTGAACCGCAAACGTTGCCTCCTTTTATTTGATTGGCCCATCTCAAATATTTCACATTGATGAGCGCCTTTATAGGCAGAAACAAATGAAACCTGTCATAAACAGAGCAATAAAGTGCAGGTGAGCAGCAATCAAGAATATCAGAAACTAAAAAGACAAATCTGGCCATATCTGATTCTTAATCAGTTCTGCAGAGGTTACGGCCTTGTTTGGTGAAATAGCTTATTGAAGTatgtattttttagagtgtttgctcatctgcacaTCTATGACGTTTCCTTTCAGATGTCTgtaagatgtctttaagatgtttatgattagaatgcatgtaaaactgagATCTTAAAGATGTCTGTCAGATGTttataaacagcagatgttttcCAGACCAAGCGATCTTTAACAGTGAGGATCAAAAGAGCGGTCGCTTCCATGTTGAGTTCAAGTTTGTTCTACTTCTCTTGATCTTATTACTGTTTGCAGGTGATTTGAGATGTGAGATGTCTGTGTTTAATTGAATGTGGATTGTTCATCCCCGTCTGTACTCTTGGACTGGACTCCGAGATATTTACAAGATTATGACAGCTCTGCATATTTAAGTGTTTGTTGTATAGTATATAGTGTAGAGGATATGAGATTGCCGGAAATGATAAAACCTCATCAGATTTGACACCGTGTTAAAATAGTTGATTGATATGTGGAATCGCTCTCTTTTATGTGATATTTATGTGTGAATCATTCCAGCCAGAGTCAGCGTCGGCGCTGAAACACTCCTGAAAACACGGCGCTGATCTCACAGATTTCCAGGGCATTGTGAGACGTTTAACTGGATCTCAAGTATTTCTAATTCAGAATCAATAGTCCGATTGATCTCGTGCTATGAATGTTGCTTTATATCTGATTGCATAAATGCACTTTAACTTGAATTGATTCATATCCAAAAATTACACAGCTGATGTAAACCGTGCCATATTAAAGAAATCATGTGACCTTTTTAAGCAAACTCATTCATTGAATGTGTTTTTTCTGTCACTCTTAAAAGAAAGTAAAGTTGTATCACTTCACTCACAAACTGAAACAGGAATGTTATTTTCAcgaatttgaaagaaaaaaaaatcagtgtaaatgCAAATGCTGATATGCCTTGTGATGAACCATGAATgtgtctgtttattattattatgtttttaaatacacGTTTTTTCTTAATGAATTGTACTAGAGTCTGGTCTGTTTATCAATGCTTAAGGTGTATGTTAGGTGTTATAACGAATGCAATATTGCCATGCAACAATTAGCCTACTTTTATGATTAATAACAGGCTTTGCAGTAAGAGCCTACAAATGTGTACATCATGAATTAATTTTATTAGTACTGCAAAGAGCACACGGTGATGATGTTGACCACAGTGATCTGACCTCTAGAAAgtgctgaaaataaaaataaaaaacatttaaaaacaaacatcagttgAAGCCCAAGTGAGATTCAGAAGCATAGAAATCTGATGACAAACTGAAGAACATGCTACTGATCACGTGACCAAACCAACAACACAAACCGTTCTTCACgtgactggatctctgatcacaCAATGAACAACACATACAGCAAAAACAACACGAGATCTTTAGCGTCACTAGTACTACTGCTGTTTAAATGGATTTGCAAGCCGACTGTTATTCTTCAGCTGTCTACAAAATGCTGCTTTTTGCCCTGAAAAGCTCCCGAGAAAGAGTTCTGGGAGAAGAAGTCAGTTTGGCAGTTTATATTTGGGGTTTCAAGTGCAATATTAGTTCATGATGCATCAGTTCCAGCATATATCACAGAACCTGCCAAGATCACATCTGAGTCATACTTCACCCTGAACTCTGATGGAAAAGATTTCGTTTAATGAAAATTAAGGTTGACTTTAGgacattaagatttttatttttttttgcattgtgactttTATGAGAATAAAGCATCTACCCTCAAAAATGTTCATTACTTTTTTAGACAAAACACTGAAtgctgtactgttttttttttatcaacatttttagacattatttTTATTCTCAGTATTGATTCCCAtgatttttaaattcaaatctgtaAAGTGCATGAATAAAATACATCTAACTGAATGGAGCCAGTACAACTAAAACAATTatgatatttaatgttttacagtttaactaagattttttttttccctgcagTGTTATTAATTTTGGGggaaatgtgtttaattgtccTGATAATTTTATGGAGGACATCATTTAATTTTTccattttgattttggggtgaatatAACTGTGAATATGTTATGATCTGGACAGGTTTTTGTGAGATCCACTCCTATTACCATATTTCCATCCATTTAacattaatgcataaaaaaaataacagccaCAAGTGTAGCGTGTGCCTCCGAATCAATGCGTTTGATTCTTTCCCAGTCCAGTTTGAGGATGTTCAACCATGATTTCACAGTTTCTCGCGACTCGTCGAAGCACAAACAAGCACTACGCAAACTTCTGTTACGAATGTGACGTATATTCAGAGACGTTTCAAACCACATGGACGTGTGAAATAAATACTTGCGCAGAGTCTGTTTCAGGTCTGATGTTCCTGTAACGTTGCTCGTTCTGCTGAACTCAACATTCTCTGCCTCCTACTTTCAAAAAGCCTTCCCATGATGCTCTTCTGCATCCCCCCCCCTGCAGTCCTGCTCCGACTGGATCCTAGGAGCTGATGATCTGGCCCGACCAGGTCTCGTGTTTGGTTCCTGGTTTGAGGTGCGTGATGATCACCTCCACGGCCTGGACCTTCAGGTTCTTGGGTGGGACTGGACAGACCTTGTATGTGACCTCGTCTCCCTCCACAGGGACATACTCTCCTTCAAtactgccagagagagagagggacgaGGGTTTACACCAACACAAGACAGTTTGAGATTAGAGATATGAGGCTGCTGCATCTGACAACATCTGACTGTGAGTCTTCATCAGAACACAAACCTCACATTATCTTCAACAGCACAGCTAGTTCAAATATCAGATTGTTTTGTAgggttgttgttattattatctttcCTTCTATTTTTCCTCTTGGTGTTGAAGTGTGAGGTGGAGCTGATTGTGACGACAGTGAAAGCAGAAGATCACAGCGTCTGAACTCTGACTCACTCTGAGATGTGTACGAAGATGTCCTCTCCACCGTGAGCTGGTCTGATGTAGCCGTGACCCTTCGACCGCGAGAAGTTTTTACACACGCCCTTAAAGACGGGACCTGCGTTTGCACGAACAGTcctgcagacagacacacagagaccagaTTCACACAGATTTACTTGAAGGCTTCAGAATAGCTAGTTCCTGTCAGTTCCACTAACGGGAAACACTTTAGAACTTTGGCAAGTTTCTCTCAGTAACGAACAAACGTATTCCAGTAACAGAACATCTGTTCTGAAGGACCTGGGCTTAAATATCTAAATGTTAAAGATCATTTATACAATGTTCATCTAAcagtttattttaacattttagattttaagttACTTGTTTCAGATGGCTCAGAGAATATTCAAGAGCCACGTCATGTTTGCAAAATGCTAAAGTTGAACATTAACGTTTAATCTAACATACACATACTtgtttaaacctttaaaaacttGAAGTTTTGAATGTtctgagaacattcagaaataacatttgTATAACTTAATGAGTTAAAaggttttttaaacatttgttctCTGGAAATCAACTGGAGGGTGTGGCGCTTGCAACACAAGGTCGTGGATTCGATCCCCAGATAACAAACGTACTTCTGAAAGCATCCAATGCATGACTGTaagtttaaatgtgcattcacaaaAGATATCTGTGGTGTGTTGTCAATAGTGAACCCATTGCGAAATCTGTTCAGGGGGATCTTTCACCCTTTCTCCCAGCTAACAATTTTTAGTTCTTTCTTTCTTGACGAAAATAGAACGTTCCCTTTAGGTACCGTTAGGGGAACATTCGGGGAACCTAAAGGGAACGTTCTATTTACGTCCCAAGAAGGTTCCCAGAACGTACTTACGCGGAGTAAGTGCGCGTGCGTTTGGTGGGCAGGGGACTCGGTAACTCCCCGGGCTGCAGTGCGGCTCGTTCCCAAACACGGCTGCCTTCTCTCAGGAACGGGAACGACAGGGACAGCGGGGCCGAGCGCGGGGATCGCAGAGACGGGTCCGCCGCGGGCGACAGCTCCGGTTCCGCCATGCTCACTGCGTCGGTTTGCTCTCTGAGCTCCGGATGCTCGCGGAAGACGAGGTTACCTGTGGGAGAAACAATAAACTCCCATCACATCCAGCGCGTTATTAGTGCCAGCTGCAGCTCCCT contains:
- the LOC113067470 gene encoding cold shock domain-containing protein C2-like, which codes for MAEPELSPAADPSLRSPRSAPLSLSFPFLREGSRVWERAALQPGELPSPLPTKRTRTYSATVRANAGPVFKGVCKNFSRSKGHGYIRPAHGGEDIFVHISDIEGEYVPVEGDEVTYKVCPVPPKNLKVQAVEVIITHLKPGTKHETWSGQIISS